A single region of the Pectobacterium carotovorum genome encodes:
- the coaA gene encoding type I pantothenate kinase, which produces MSNREQSLATPYLQFNRSQWAALRDSVPLTLTEEEIVKLKGINEDLSLDEVAEIYLPLSRLLNFYISSNLRRQAVLEQFLGTDGQKIPYIIGIAGSVAVGKSTTARVLQALLSRWPEHRSVELITTDGFLHPNKVLKERDLMKKKGFPQSYDMHSLVKFVSDIKSGTHKVTAPTYSHLTYDIVPNNNKVLEHPDILILEGLNVLQSGMDYPHDPHRVFVSDFVDFSIYVDAPETLLQTWYINRFLKFRQGAFSNPNSYFHNYAKLTEEEAVGIASQLWKEINGLNLKENILPTRERASLIMTKSANHAVECVRLRK; this is translated from the coding sequence ATGAGCAATAGAGAGCAATCCTTGGCCACGCCATATCTACAATTTAATCGCAGCCAATGGGCCGCCTTGCGCGATTCCGTCCCGTTAACGCTGACAGAGGAAGAAATCGTTAAGCTCAAAGGGATTAACGAAGATCTTTCATTAGACGAGGTCGCAGAAATTTATCTGCCGCTCTCCCGCCTGCTTAATTTCTATATCAGCTCTAATTTACGCCGTCAGGCGGTACTTGAGCAGTTCTTAGGGACTGATGGCCAAAAGATACCTTACATAATCGGTATTGCGGGTAGCGTCGCCGTGGGAAAAAGTACCACAGCCCGTGTGCTCCAGGCGTTATTAAGCCGTTGGCCGGAACATCGCAGTGTAGAACTCATTACAACCGATGGATTTCTTCATCCAAATAAGGTGTTAAAAGAACGTGATTTGATGAAGAAAAAGGGCTTTCCGCAATCATATGATATGCATAGCTTGGTAAAATTCGTTTCTGATATAAAATCAGGAACACACAAAGTCACCGCCCCAACTTATTCTCATCTAACATACGATATTGTTCCTAATAACAATAAAGTGTTGGAACACCCTGATATTTTAATATTAGAAGGCTTGAATGTTCTGCAGAGCGGGATGGATTATCCACATGATCCACATAGAGTTTTTGTCTCTGACTTTGTAGATTTCTCTATCTATGTCGATGCGCCAGAAACACTACTACAAACATGGTATATAAATCGTTTTTTAAAATTCCGGCAGGGTGCATTCTCAAATCCAAATTCATATTTTCATAATTATGCAAAACTGACAGAAGAAGAGGCTGTTGGCATTGCCTCTCAATTATGGAAAGAAATTAATGGGCTTAATCTAAAAGAAAATATTCTACCTACTCGAGAGAGAGCCAGCCTTATTATGACTAAAAGCGCTAATCATGCTGTTGAATGTGTTCGACTGAGAAAATGA
- the birA gene encoding bifunctional biotin--[acetyl-CoA-carboxylase] ligase/biotin operon repressor BirA has translation MKDITVPLKLIKTLSDGEFYSGELLGEMMGMSRAAINKHIQTIRDWGIDVFTVTGKGYSLPTPMQLLDEEAILKHLPEGGVTVLPVVDSTNQYILERLDTLSSGDACLAEYQQSGRGRRGRQWFSPFGANLYLSLYWRLEQGPAAAVGVSLVIGIVMAEVLHKLGADGVRVKWPNDLYLKDRKLAGILVEITGKTGDAANLVIGAGINLQMREPAPDTISQGWINLQEAGIDINRNTLASTLISELRGALAIFELQGLEPFIPRWEKLDNYFNRPVRLIIGNREIYGIDRGIDRQGALLLENDGLVTPYIGGEISLRGA, from the coding sequence ATGAAAGATATTACGGTTCCCCTTAAATTAATTAAAACTCTCTCTGATGGTGAATTTTATTCCGGTGAATTACTGGGTGAAATGATGGGGATGAGTCGAGCTGCGATTAATAAACATATTCAAACTATACGTGACTGGGGAATTGATGTTTTTACTGTGACAGGCAAGGGCTATTCTTTACCAACGCCTATGCAGTTATTAGACGAGGAGGCTATCCTCAAGCACCTACCGGAAGGTGGTGTGACAGTTTTACCTGTCGTTGATTCTACTAATCAGTATATTTTAGAACGATTGGACACCTTATCCTCTGGTGATGCATGCCTTGCTGAATATCAGCAATCTGGGCGTGGTCGTCGGGGCAGACAATGGTTCTCGCCCTTTGGTGCAAATTTATATTTGTCCTTATACTGGCGCCTAGAACAGGGGCCTGCTGCAGCTGTTGGGGTTAGTTTGGTTATCGGTATCGTAATGGCAGAAGTGCTACATAAGCTTGGTGCTGATGGTGTTCGAGTCAAATGGCCCAACGATTTATATCTGAAGGATAGAAAACTAGCAGGCATTCTTGTCGAAATTACAGGAAAAACGGGGGATGCCGCTAATCTGGTCATTGGCGCGGGCATTAATTTACAGATGAGAGAGCCTGCTCCTGATACGATTAGTCAAGGCTGGATAAATTTACAAGAAGCAGGTATAGATATTAATCGCAATACACTCGCTTCGACTCTTATTTCTGAATTAAGAGGGGCTTTGGCTATATTTGAACTACAAGGCCTTGAACCATTTATTCCCAGATGGGAAAAATTGGATAACTATTTTAATCGCCCGGTTCGTTTGATTATCGGTAATCGTGAAATATATGGGATCGACCGAGGAATAGACCGCCAAGGGGCGCTGCTCTTAGAAAACGATGGGTTGGTCACGCCATATATTGGTGGGGAGATTTCTCTGCGTGGTGCGTGA